AGCGGATCACCGCAGCGAAGGGGGATCCAATCGCGGTCCTGAAGCTGCGGGTGAATCAGTGCAGCCGCCTCACCTGAAGCATCTCGCGGCAGATCAAGGCTTTTGAGGTGACGGTGGAGCACCAGCTTCTTTGGGTAACAGGCTTGGCCTGAGACGACTTTCGCAATGGCCTCAAACACCGCCTGAAGCGCCAGCTGCGTCTGTTGAACGATGTCATGCCTACGAACACTTTGAGGCACTGGCCCCACTTCAATCACAAGTCCGCAAGGCCAACGCTCCACCATGAAGCCCTGTTGCGCGACATCGGCTTCATGCAGATAGACCTGTAGCCCCAGCGATGACTGGACCAGCGCAGCTAGGGCCAGGTCAGCTGGCCTGCGGCCGTACACCACCAGGCAGTTACCCATCGCAGCTGTGGTGCTGTGCAGGTCAACCACCAGGTCACAGGGTGTTTGGCCCTCAGGCCCGAACATGCGCTGCAGTTCCAGGGCTCTCAGCATTTCACGATCGCACTGCTCGGGGTTGGTCGCGCTTTGCTGCAGGAGATCGGGACGGAAGGAACGATTGAGATCGCGATCGCAATAACGACGACCCACGGCGCGGGCCTCCGGATTACCAATCACTGTTTGAACGACACATCCACACGCGTCAATTAGCTCCTTCTGAACAGCCCATTGCTCCAGAAGCCAGGGAGCATTGACTTCATTGCCGTGGGTACCAGCCACCACCAGCACTCGGGGGCTTGCCATCAGGTCGCTGCACTCATCCACAGCCTGAAGGACAATGCCTTGAAACGGAACCGTGATGTCGATTCCTCCACTGATCGTTCGCAGTGTGCGAAAGGGCTGGCAGTGGCAGTGGCAACGCCTGATGACAGGGCTAGGGCCCGCGGATGACCAGGGCAACTACCAAAGGCCAGACAGCGCTCCGATGCAAACGTCGGTCCCGGAGGCAGAGGATCTGCAGGAGCGAGCCCCAAACCGACGACCTCGGCTGCTGATCGGACGCAGCTGTCCGTGGGCACACCGCACCTGGCTGATGGTGAAGCTGCGAGGTCTTGAAAGCAGTCTTGAGGTGATCACCGCCAAGGCTGACCACGAGGAGGGACGATGGCGACTGGATCCCAGCTGGCTGGGCTGCACCAGCCTGTTGGAGCTGTATCGCCGCTGTGGGGCGGAACCCAGTCTGCGAGCGACGGTGCCGGTGCTGGTGGATCCTGGCCGCAACGAACAACAGCAGCCACGGCTTCTCGGCAACGACAGCACGCCACTCACCTTGGCTCTGAATCGCTGGCCTACAGCACCTGAAGCCCCCGACCTGGCTCCTGTCAGCCTGCAGGAACGGATTGAAAGCTGGCAGGAGCTTCTACAGCCAGCGGTGAACGACGGGGTTTACCGCTGCGGCTTTGCCCGGAATCAGTCGGCCTATGACCAGGCAAGTGCCGCCATGGCTGATGCTCTTGAGGAGATTGAACGAAGTCTTAGCAAGGAGGGGCCATGGCTTTGCGGTACAACCCTGACCCTTGCCGACGTCCGCCTGTTCCCAAGCCTGATTCGCTGGGAGGCTGTCTACGCCCCCCTGTTCGGATGCAGCGCAAAACCCCTTTGGATGCTGCCTGAACTGTGGAAATGGCGACAACGGTTCATGGCTTTGCCTGGAGTGGAGGCCACCTGCGACGCTGCAGCCTGGCGCCATGACTACTTCGGCGCCCTCTTTCCTCTGAATCCCGGCGGAATCGTTCCGCAAGGCCCGAAGCTGAGCACACTGGTGAACAGCACCATTCCCCAGCCATGACAACCGCCGATCCCCAGTTCGACGGAATGTATGGACCTTTCACCATTACGTCGACGGATAGAGAGGAGGTTCAGCGTTACAGGATCTGTCTGCTGGTCAGCGGCATCTCGCTGAGCGCCGGGCTGCTGCAGTGGTGGCTGGTGGGGGGGCATTGGGCCTGGCTTTGGCTTCTGCCTCTAGGCGTCAGCCTCGGGCTGGCCCTGCAGTGGATTCATATTTATCTGCGACCGCTGCATCAAGCGCTGCAGCTGTTTTGGCTGCTTGGCTGTCTGGGGTGGCTGGTGCTGATGCTTCAAACATCAGCCCATGAAGCCCTCGACACGCTGGCGATCCAACCCCGATGGCTCCTGGCCATTGGACCGATGTTTGCAGCTCTTACCGGGATCGGCTTCAAGGAATTCTTCTGCTTTCGTCGTCCGGAGGCCGTGGGCCTCACATTGCTCCTTCCCATAGCTCTTCTGGGACGGCTGCTGGGGCTGATTGGCAACGGCGCCTGCGGAATGTTGGTGCTGGTCGCCGGGCTGCTGCTGGTCGTGCTCGCCGTGCGGAAATTCGGCATGGAGGCAGCAGCTGATGTTGGAGACAAGAGCGTGTTTGCTTATCTAGACGCCCAGCGCGAGGAAGCAGGCTCGTGAGTCTGATCAGCCTGGTTGGTGCTTCCAAAGATTTCGGCATCCGAACCCTGTTCGAGGACCTCACGCTGCATATCCGTGAAGGGGACAGGGTTGGATTGATCGGACCGAATGGAGCCGGTAAATCCACTCTTCTGCGGGTTCTGTCAGGAAAGGAACCACTTGGAGGCGGAGAGCGGCGCTGTTCCTCCCGTCTGAGAATTGAGCTGGTTGGTCAGGACAGCACGGTGGAGCCTGGGCTCACCGTGCTGGAACAGGTGCTGGCCGGCTGTGGAGAAAAGCGGGAGCTCCTGCTGCGCTTCAGCGCCGTCTCTGAGGCGGTGGCCCAGTCTCCTGACGACACAACGCTGATGCGAGAACTCGGTGCTCTGAGCGAACGCATGGACGAGGAGGGAGCCTGGGGGCTTGAGCAACAGTGCCAGGAAGTGCTGCAGCGCCTGGGAATCAGCGATCTACACCGCCCGGTGGAGGATTTATCCGGGGGCTATCGCAAGCGAGTGGGCCTGGCCTCGGCACTGGTTGCCGGCCCAGATGTGCTTCTCCTGGACGAACCGACAAACCATCTGGATGCAGCGGCTGTGGAATGGCTGCAGAGCTGGTTGGATCGGTACCCAGGAGCTGTGGTGCTCGTCACCCACGACCGTTATGTGCTCGACCGTGTGACACGCCGAATTGTGGAAGTGGAGAGGGGACAGGCCTCCAGCATTGATGGCAATTACAGCGCTTATCTGCAGCGCAAAGCTGACCAGGAGGTCTCAGAAGCCGCTGAAGCTGCCCGATTCAAGAGCGTGATGCGACGGGAACTGGCCTGGCTGCGTCAGGGCCCCAAGGCGCGGAGCACCAAGCAGAAAGCTCGCATTCAGCGAATCGAGGAGATGCGGGCAGCACCCCCGAAAACCAATCGCAGCCAACTGGAGATGAGCAGCGTCAGCCGTCGGATCGGCAAGCTCGCGATCGAAGCTGAGCAACTGACGGTCACCGCTGATGGCCAGGTCGACGGCCCGGTCCTTCTGAAGGATTTCACCTACAGCTTCAGTCCCGAGGATCGGGTCGGCATCATCGGACCCAATGGCAGCGGCAAATCCACCCTGCTGGACCTGATCGCCGGACGGCGGCAAGCCACTGCTGGCAGTCTCCGCCTTGGAGAAACAGTGCATCTCGGCTATCTCGATCAGCACACCGATGCACTCACAGAAGGGCGTGGACTCGAGCGCAAGGTGATCGAATTCGTCGAAGAGGCCGCATCTCGAATTGATTTAGGAGGAGAGCAACTGAGTGCCTCCCAGCTGTTGGAGCGATTTCTATTCCCGCCCGCTCAGCAGCACAGTCCGCTCAGCAAGTTGTCAGGAGGGGAGCGACGACGGCTGAGTCTGTGTCGAATGCTGATTCAGGCTCCCAACGTTTTGCTGCTGGATGAACCCACCAACGATCTCGATGTTCAAACGCTGAGCGTTCTGGAAGATCTGCTCGAAGACTTTCGCGGCTGTGTGGTGGTGGTTTCTCACGACCGCTACTTTCTGGATCGAACCGTCGATCGTCTGTTCTGCTTCGAGCAAGGACGTCTGCAGCGTTTTGAAGGCAACTACAGCGCCTTTCTTGACCATCGCCGGAACCAAGAAAAGAGTGCCGCGGCTGAAGGCAACCGCAATCGCTCCAATGAGGAGCAAACCAGCAAAGAGCTGGCTTCGAAGAACCAGGGTCCACGTCGACGCAGTTTCAAGGAATCACGAGAACTGGAATCACTGGAACATGAACTACCTCAGATGGAGCAGCGCAAAGCAGACCTCGAGCAAGCCATCTCCAGCGGCCAAGGCGATCTCACCAGCCTGAGCCACGATTTGGCCAGCCTGCTGGAAGCGCTCGAAACCAGTGAAGAACGCTGGCTGGAACTCAGTGAACTGGTTCCCTGAGAGAACGGCGACGACGACGAGGATGCGTCAGTTCTCCGCCAGGGTCACCAACCAGACCCACGTTGGAGTTCATTAAGGGAACAGGACAACTCAATGGCGTGGAGGGGCGACCACTCCACGGCGCTGGTCTCACTGCTTGACCAGAGGCTTCGGCCAGTTTCATCACGGTGGGGCGGTAATCGTCCGCTGAGCGATGCAAGGCCATCTGGTCACCCATGCGACGCAGGTAAAGATCATGCGACCAAAAAATCTGGTTGTGCTCGAAGGCCTCGCAGGCGGCCTGTAGTGAGCTGAAGCGCTGACTCACCAGCCCTGAAGGAGCACATTGCTTCCACTCAAGAACCTCCTGAAAGCTCAGACCGCAACGCCATTGACGCTGTTCTGAGAGATAGCAGAAGTTCTCCGGACCATTGATCCAGAACATGCGGCCCTCTTCATCCATGAAGTGGCGCCCCTGTCGTTGCCTGATTCGCACCATGACCACGAACCCTTTCTTCTTTGCTGGTAGCCGAGGTCACCCGACC
This genomic window from Synechococcus sp. MIT S9220 contains:
- a CDS encoding glutathione S-transferase C-terminal domain-containing protein — encoded protein: MSIPPLIVRSVRKGWQWQWQRLMTGLGPADDQGNYQRPDSAPMQTSVPEAEDLQERAPNRRPRLLIGRSCPWAHRTWLMVKLRGLESSLEVITAKADHEEGRWRLDPSWLGCTSLLELYRRCGAEPSLRATVPVLVDPGRNEQQQPRLLGNDSTPLTLALNRWPTAPEAPDLAPVSLQERIESWQELLQPAVNDGVYRCGFARNQSAYDQASAAMADALEEIERSLSKEGPWLCGTTLTLADVRLFPSLIRWEAVYAPLFGCSAKPLWMLPELWKWRQRFMALPGVEATCDAAAWRHDYFGALFPLNPGGIVPQGPKLSTLVNSTIPQP
- a CDS encoding ABC-F family ATP-binding cassette domain-containing protein, which codes for MERGQASSIDGNYSAYLQRKADQEVSEAAEAARFKSVMRRELAWLRQGPKARSTKQKARIQRIEEMRAAPPKTNRSQLEMSSVSRRIGKLAIEAEQLTVTADGQVDGPVLLKDFTYSFSPEDRVGIIGPNGSGKSTLLDLIAGRRQATAGSLRLGETVHLGYLDQHTDALTEGRGLERKVIEFVEEAASRIDLGGEQLSASQLLERFLFPPAQQHSPLSKLSGGERRRLSLCRMLIQAPNVLLLDEPTNDLDVQTLSVLEDLLEDFRGCVVVVSHDRYFLDRTVDRLFCFEQGRLQRFEGNYSAFLDHRRNQEKSAAAEGNRNRSNEEQTSKELASKNQGPRRRSFKESRELESLEHELPQMEQRKADLEQAISSGQGDLTSLSHDLASLLEALETSEERWLELSELVP
- a CDS encoding DUF2301 domain-containing membrane protein, whose amino-acid sequence is MTTADPQFDGMYGPFTITSTDREEVQRYRICLLVSGISLSAGLLQWWLVGGHWAWLWLLPLGVSLGLALQWIHIYLRPLHQALQLFWLLGCLGWLVLMLQTSAHEALDTLAIQPRWLLAIGPMFAALTGIGFKEFFCFRRPEAVGLTLLLPIALLGRLLGLIGNGACGMLVLVAGLLLVVLAVRKFGMEAAADVGDKSVFAYLDAQREEAGS
- a CDS encoding aspartoacylase; the protein is MASPRVLVVAGTHGNEVNAPWLLEQWAVQKELIDACGCVVQTVIGNPEARAVGRRYCDRDLNRSFRPDLLQQSATNPEQCDREMLRALELQRMFGPEGQTPCDLVVDLHSTTAAMGNCLVVYGRRPADLALAALVQSSLGLQVYLHEADVAQQGFMVERWPCGLVIEVGPVPQSVRRHDIVQQTQLALQAVFEAIAKVVSGQACYPKKLVLHRHLKSLDLPRDASGEAAALIHPQLQDRDWIPLRCGDPLFVSAQGTTITYEGPDGSIPVFINEAAYAEKAIALSLTSREEWPLSQSWTEALALLLNGNQRGDPL